One segment of Cerasicoccus sp. TK19100 DNA contains the following:
- a CDS encoding IS3 family transposase, giving the protein MIHWASDAYGISDRRGCRLLELNRSTFAYRHVEPPDEGALRLRILDLASVRVRYGYRRLTVLLKREGWQVGPKRVYRIYKAEGLDLKRKKCKKRGSRVRAPLAQADASGQRWSMDFITDQLNDGRRFRVLTVVDQYDRTCPVLYADRSITASKVADALDLAARTSGALPQAITVDNGPEFAGKVLDAWAYANEVQLDFIRPGKPTENGYIESFNGKLRDELLNTEIFFSLSEAREKLEEYRLDYNTYRPHSL; this is encoded by the coding sequence TTGATTCACTGGGCATCTGATGCGTATGGGATCAGCGACCGTCGCGGGTGCAGGCTGCTGGAGTTGAACCGCTCGACTTTCGCGTATCGACATGTGGAGCCGCCGGATGAAGGCGCCTTGCGGTTGCGTATTCTTGATTTGGCATCTGTACGCGTGCGCTATGGCTATCGCCGCCTAACGGTTCTGCTCAAGCGTGAGGGCTGGCAAGTTGGCCCCAAGCGGGTTTACCGCATCTACAAGGCTGAAGGACTGGATCTGAAGCGTAAAAAGTGCAAAAAGCGCGGTTCCCGCGTTCGCGCTCCATTAGCTCAGGCGGATGCTTCCGGTCAACGCTGGTCGATGGACTTTATTACGGACCAGCTCAACGATGGCAGGCGTTTTCGCGTGCTGACCGTCGTGGATCAGTATGACCGTACATGCCCAGTGCTCTACGCAGACCGGTCCATCACCGCATCCAAAGTTGCTGATGCCCTGGATCTGGCTGCCCGCACTTCCGGTGCGCTGCCACAAGCAATCACCGTTGACAATGGACCTGAGTTTGCTGGCAAAGTGCTCGATGCCTGGGCTTATGCCAATGAGGTCCAGCTTGATTTTATCCGACCAGGCAAACCTACCGAAAATGGCTATATCGAGTCCTTCAATGGCAAGCTACGCGATGAGCTGTTAAACACTGAGATTTTCTTTTCCCTGTCCGAGGCCAGGGAAAAGCTTGAAGAATATCGCCTCGATTATAATACCTATAGACCACACAGCTTGTAG
- a CDS encoding transposase, producing MKKNGKRFKEEQIIYALRQVEGGRKIADVCRELGVTEQSFHRWKRQYAGMGVSELRRLKKLEDENQSLRKLVADLSLDKHILQEIVSKKL from the coding sequence ATGAAAAAGAACGGCAAACGATTCAAAGAGGAACAGATAATTTATGCACTTCGGCAAGTTGAAGGCGGTCGGAAGATCGCTGATGTCTGCCGAGAGCTTGGCGTAACCGAGCAGAGCTTTCACCGCTGGAAGCGTCAGTATGCTGGGATGGGTGTGAGCGAGCTGCGCCGCCTGAAGAAGCTTGAAGATGAGAACCAGAGTTTGCGCAAGCTGGTTGCTGACTTGAGTTTGGATAAACATATCCTGCAGGAGATCGTGTCAAAAAAGCTCTGA
- a CDS encoding transposase encodes MSGAEVILEENQQLKLENNLLKEQIGWLKQQLFGSGKSERLDAAQLRLQLNALERKLEDSASQSIAYERRALKAGKHETPAERFKLGFGSGHASTSQASPQSCQLTFQGKVNSTLIPRYLHAVL; translated from the coding sequence ATGTCCGGCGCCGAGGTCATTCTTGAGGAGAACCAGCAACTAAAGCTGGAAAATAATCTACTCAAGGAGCAGATTGGCTGGCTCAAGCAGCAGCTCTTTGGCTCGGGCAAAAGCGAACGACTGGATGCCGCGCAGTTGCGCCTGCAGCTCAATGCGCTGGAGCGGAAACTGGAAGACTCTGCATCGCAAAGCATTGCTTACGAGCGTCGGGCTCTGAAGGCGGGCAAGCACGAAACACCCGCCGAGCGCTTCAAACTGGGCTTCGGCAGTGGGCATGCCTCCACATCCCAAGCATCACCGCAGTCCTGTCAACTCACTTTTCAAGGCAAAGTTAACTCAACTCTCATACCACGCTATTTGCATGCCGTCCTTTAG
- a CDS encoding right-handed parallel beta-helix repeat-containing protein, which produces MLLASTFYLDPVSGSMSGDGSQQDPWGSLEDVFSSALIESQKPASYPYSEGAPLVARNPGAPVQPGDTLILMSGDHGTIDILAWYNETPITIEAAPNETPVLGSWRLRGGKNWVLRGLTISPDVYDGTGQTNLLGIESHGWQGPASECVIDRCEIFSVDDSSLWSAEDWASAESGVYISGNDCIIQNCNIRNVRFGIVVYGDDCLIEYCEINGFSGDALRGLGDFGTYQYNLIMNSYDVDWNHDDAFQSWGNNGNGPGSGTVEGVVIRGNVILQTDDPNRQFNGPLQGIGCFDGNYDGWLIENNLIIIDQWHAIALGSPTECIIRNNTIVDLEEGGASPWINIGVAGSGVTPEGNIVANNIACSFPLYEGTIDESNYIIFPSEYIENFRDPDNFNFQLLSTSYAVDQADMLYASNIDLLGTPRPQGSGFDIGAYEYLTPIEILGSEADNHINDDGTETWSGNVSSRIGGSSGTTEGAVVYVFQLPELLDGQMIANANIRFSLITIANGPFIGNADLYGLPWRESPVVSAATDFYNGAFGNDYYSTPIQQAIMVNSESIGSISSNADGNFHLAQYLNAQYADGAEGGDYVFLRVNSDQIDHLPYRYWSVATADHTDPDFRPVLTVEIGLK; this is translated from the coding sequence ATGTTGCTTGCTTCCACGTTCTACCTTGATCCAGTGAGTGGAAGCATGAGTGGTGATGGTAGCCAACAAGACCCTTGGGGGTCTTTGGAGGATGTTTTCTCTAGTGCTTTAATTGAATCCCAAAAGCCAGCTAGTTACCCCTATTCTGAAGGTGCGCCGCTTGTCGCTCGCAATCCCGGAGCTCCTGTTCAGCCGGGGGATACACTTATATTAATGAGTGGTGACCATGGAACAATTGATATTCTGGCATGGTACAATGAAACTCCTATTACAATTGAAGCAGCTCCTAATGAGACTCCAGTATTGGGCTCTTGGCGTTTGCGTGGAGGTAAGAACTGGGTGTTAAGGGGATTAACTATTTCTCCAGATGTTTATGATGGTACAGGACAAACAAATCTACTAGGCATAGAATCCCACGGTTGGCAAGGACCTGCAAGTGAGTGTGTAATTGATCGCTGCGAGATTTTTAGTGTAGATGATTCATCGTTATGGTCTGCTGAAGATTGGGCTAGTGCTGAGAGCGGAGTCTATATTAGTGGTAATGACTGCATCATTCAAAATTGTAATATCCGAAATGTTCGTTTTGGGATTGTTGTTTATGGAGACGATTGTCTTATTGAATACTGTGAGATAAATGGATTCTCCGGTGACGCACTGCGCGGTTTAGGGGATTTTGGCACATATCAGTACAATCTCATCATGAATAGCTACGATGTAGACTGGAATCATGATGATGCTTTTCAGTCATGGGGAAATAATGGTAACGGTCCAGGCAGTGGAACTGTCGAAGGCGTTGTGATCCGTGGTAATGTCATTTTGCAGACGGATGACCCAAATCGTCAATTCAACGGACCACTTCAAGGAATTGGCTGCTTTGATGGTAATTACGATGGATGGTTGATCGAGAATAACCTCATCATAATTGATCAGTGGCACGCCATTGCACTAGGTAGCCCAACTGAATGTATAATTAGAAATAATACTATTGTTGATCTAGAGGAAGGTGGAGCTTCGCCATGGATTAATATTGGAGTTGCAGGCAGTGGCGTCACGCCCGAGGGAAATATTGTTGCCAATAACATTGCCTGCTCATTTCCGCTCTATGAAGGAACTATCGACGAATCAAACTACATCATATTTCCCAGCGAATATATAGAGAATTTCCGAGATCCGGATAACTTTAACTTTCAGTTACTTTCAACTAGCTACGCTGTTGATCAGGCCGATATGTTATATGCTTCAAATATTGATTTACTTGGTACCCCTAGGCCGCAAGGTTCTGGTTTTGACATTGGGGCATACGAATATTTGACACCAATTGAAATTCTTGGATCTGAAGCAGATAATCATATTAATGACGACGGTACAGAGACATGGTCTGGGAATGTATCGTCTCGGATAGGGGGATCAAGTGGGACGACCGAAGGAGCAGTTGTATATGTATTTCAGCTCCCTGAATTATTAGATGGTCAAATGATTGCGAATGCGAATATTAGATTTAGTTTAATTACAATAGCAAACGGGCCATTCATTGGTAATGCTGATTTGTATGGCTTACCATGGCGTGAATCTCCTGTGGTTTCTGCAGCTACAGATTTTTACAATGGAGCGTTTGGAAATGATTATTATTCTACTCCAATTCAACAGGCAATAATGGTCAATTCGGAATCGATTGGTTCAATCTCTAGCAATGCGGACGGTAACTTTCACTTAGCACAATATTTAAATGCGCAATACGCCGATGGAGCAGAAGGTGGAGATTACGTTTTTCTACGCGTAAATTCAGATCAAATTGATCATTTACCTTACCGATATTGGTCTGTTGCGACCGCAGATCATACTGACCCTGATTTTCGTCCGGTACTAACTGTGGAAATCGGACTCAAATAA
- a CDS encoding LacI family DNA-binding transcriptional regulator has product MNIRDLATIIGVSKSTVAYALKNDPRICQATRIMVQEMAKIHGYRASPVVNRFMNEVRGGRLKNRSINMAYIAGGSELIARKRGLHERLLIEGAKSKAKQLGYHLDIISWEAEQLTEGRLNQVLKTRGIRGILIGPANSTHASMKLNWDEFYSLASGYTLEDPQLDRIAANLYQSSFDVVDKAFGRGYPKVVLAVNTVSDQRVGHRWLSGTLVQQWIYGKGRVQILFGDWNSPCKRLLGAIAKSRGSAIVGHDIVYRALMEYGYRIPGDFGFVALDSCPDTNFISAVQQPHRGLGEKAVERIASMIERDVTGLPMAPLRLTVDCGWHEGSTLPSITC; this is encoded by the coding sequence ATGAATATCAGGGATTTGGCCACGATAATTGGAGTGAGCAAGTCAACTGTCGCTTACGCTCTTAAAAATGATCCGCGAATCTGCCAGGCTACCCGTATAATGGTTCAAGAAATGGCTAAAATTCACGGTTATAGAGCAAGCCCTGTCGTCAATCGCTTCATGAATGAAGTTAGAGGTGGTAGATTGAAAAATCGATCTATTAATATGGCATATATTGCTGGAGGGTCTGAATTAATAGCTCGTAAGCGTGGTTTACATGAGCGTCTGTTAATTGAGGGGGCCAAGTCAAAAGCTAAGCAATTGGGTTATCACTTAGATATAATTTCTTGGGAGGCGGAGCAGCTTACCGAGGGGCGACTAAATCAAGTTCTTAAAACGCGGGGAATTAGGGGAATTTTAATTGGTCCTGCTAATTCCACGCATGCTAGCATGAAGCTCAATTGGGATGAATTTTATTCCTTGGCAAGTGGATATACGCTAGAAGACCCTCAGCTTGATCGTATTGCTGCTAACTTATACCAATCCTCTTTTGATGTTGTTGATAAGGCATTCGGGCGCGGTTATCCCAAGGTTGTTTTGGCTGTCAATACAGTCTCAGATCAGCGAGTAGGGCATCGCTGGTTGTCGGGAACACTAGTTCAGCAATGGATATATGGAAAGGGGCGAGTGCAGATTCTATTTGGTGATTGGAATAGCCCATGTAAGCGGTTACTAGGTGCCATAGCGAAAAGCAGAGGGAGTGCAATAGTGGGGCACGACATTGTATATCGCGCATTGATGGAATATGGGTATCGAATTCCGGGGGATTTTGGATTTGTTGCACTTGATAGTTGCCCTGATACTAATTTTATATCTGCTGTGCAGCAGCCTCATAGAGGTTTGGGAGAGAAGGCAGTCGAGCGGATAGCTAGTATGATAGAGAGAGACGTGACTGGCCTGCCAATGGCCCCCCTTCGCTTGACTGTAGACTGCGGCTGGCATGAAGGCAGCACGCTTCCTTCAATTACATGTTAG
- a CDS encoding integrase core domain-containing protein encodes MHRNHVWAWDFVSDYTQRSGKLRYLSLIDEFTRECHCIHAYRAIRAADVLEVLQDSISEHGVPQYIRSDNGPEFIAKAIQNWLAENDIKTLYIDPGCPWQKGYAESFNSRFRTECLDRELLYTLSESRVVFADWREYYNHVRPHRSLGVLCPSDFAKTLTQQGHGYGRPTNSLRLGLNTTPKQSKEDTHQDWINLRGPTRLFHKKRN; translated from the coding sequence ATGCACCGCAACCACGTCTGGGCTTGGGACTTCGTATCCGACTACACCCAGCGTAGCGGTAAGTTGCGCTACTTAAGTCTCATCGACGAGTTTACACGGGAGTGTCACTGCATCCACGCGTACCGAGCCATCCGCGCCGCCGATGTCCTGGAGGTCCTGCAGGACTCCATCTCTGAACATGGGGTGCCGCAGTATATTCGCTCTGATAACGGACCGGAGTTTATCGCCAAGGCCATCCAGAACTGGCTCGCCGAAAACGACATCAAAACACTCTACATCGACCCCGGCTGTCCCTGGCAAAAGGGCTATGCCGAGTCCTTCAACTCACGCTTCCGTACCGAGTGCCTCGACCGCGAGCTGCTTTACACACTCAGCGAATCTCGCGTCGTCTTCGCCGACTGGCGCGAGTATTACAATCACGTCCGACCGCATCGCTCTCTGGGCGTGCTCTGCCCAAGCGACTTTGCCAAAACTCTCACTCAACAAGGCCACGGCTACGGTCGTCCTACGAACTCCCTCCGCCTGGGCCTAAACACAACCCCAAAACAATCCAAGGAAGATACCCATCAAGACTGGATTAACTTAAGGGGGCCAACCAGGCTTTTTCATAAAAAACGAAACTGA
- a CDS encoding IS5 family transposase (programmed frameshift): protein MSNEQYDLIKDLLPGKASNPGRTTADNHRFLNGVMWVLRSSAFWRDMPARYGNYETTYKCFSRWAKKGVWEQVFDRLLKDPKNDYVMIDSTLVKAHENATTGKKGAAHQALGRSRGGLTTKVHMLCDALGRPLKIKLTGGNRNDCTQAQTLLEGQQAKGVIADKGYDSDDIRTFITKAKMIAVIPTRRNRKVQIPHDKKRYKERNRIERLFGKLKQNRRIATRFDRNDANYLAFIYLACSILWLS, encoded by the exons CTGAGCAATGAACAATACGACTTAATCAAGGACCTGCTGCCAGGTAAGGCTAGCAATCCTGGGCGAACAACCGCAGACAACCATCGCTTCCTAAACGGTGTGATGTGGGTGCTGCGCAGCAGCGCCTTTTGGCGAGACATGCCAGCGCGCTACGGCAACTACGAAACCACCTACAAGTGTTTCAGTCGATGGGCCAAGAAAGGAGTCTGGGAGCAGGTTTTTGATCGATTACTTAAAGACCCCAAAAACGATTACGTGATGATCGACTCGACCCTCGTGAAGGCCCACGAAAACGCTACGACGGGAAAAA AGGGGGCGGCCCATCAGGCTCTGGGGCGATCCCGCGGAGGACTGACCACCAAGGTGCACATGCTCTGCGACGCGCTCGGCAGGCCGCTTAAAATCAAGCTAACCGGCGGCAATCGCAATGACTGCACGCAAGCTCAAACCTTGCTCGAAGGGCAACAAGCCAAAGGCGTGATCGCCGATAAAGGCTATGACTCCGATGATATCCGCACCTTCATTACGAAGGCTAAAATGATCGCGGTCATCCCAACTCGCCGAAACAGAAAAGTCCAAATCCCTCACGATAAGAAGCGATACAAAGAGCGTAACCGCATCGAGCGCCTCTTCGGTAAACTAAAGCAAAACAGAAGAATCGCCACACGCTTTGACCGCAACGACGCAAACTACTTGGCCTTCATATACCTCGCATGCTCAATCCTATGGCTAAGCTGA
- a CDS encoding metallophosphoesterase family protein, producing MATTWAIGDVHGQAELLKTLLDYLPLHREDTIIFMGDLIDRGPDSAGVLALVHQLQRTHKVIYLRGNHEAMALKARNNRSAIAHWIDCGGDATLESYRANTFDDIPEADWALLQSSHLYHETERDIYVHANLDPDIPMASQSESDLLWRFLEDPPIHQSGKFVICGHTEQSSGLPRFWGSGICIDTLGTNGRGWLSAVNAQRRAFWQVNDQNSRRCDTFEALSQ from the coding sequence ATGGCAACAACCTGGGCAATCGGCGACGTGCATGGACAAGCAGAACTGCTCAAGACACTGCTCGATTACCTCCCCCTGCACAGGGAGGACACAATCATATTCATGGGCGACCTAATTGATCGCGGGCCAGATTCTGCTGGGGTTCTTGCGCTGGTTCACCAGTTGCAGCGTACGCACAAGGTTATCTACCTGCGAGGCAACCACGAGGCAATGGCCCTGAAGGCCCGCAACAATCGTTCTGCGATTGCCCATTGGATAGATTGCGGTGGAGACGCCACTCTGGAGTCTTATCGGGCGAATACCTTTGACGATATTCCTGAAGCTGATTGGGCACTCCTGCAATCCAGCCATCTCTACCATGAGACTGAACGGGATATTTATGTTCATGCTAATCTAGACCCAGATATACCCATGGCATCCCAGTCCGAATCAGACCTACTCTGGCGGTTTCTGGAAGATCCGCCCATTCACCAATCAGGCAAGTTTGTCATATGTGGACACACAGAACAAAGCAGTGGATTGCCCAGGTTTTGGGGGAGCGGCATCTGCATTGATACACTCGGCACGAATGGACGAGGATGGTTGAGTGCAGTCAATGCCCAGCGGCGCGCTTTCTGGCAGGTCAATGATCAGAATTCAAGACGGTGCGATACGTTTGAGGCATTATCTCAATAA